The Geoalkalibacter ferrihydriticus DSM 17813 genome includes a window with the following:
- a CDS encoding alpha-amylase family glycosyl hydrolase: MTAKNSSRQYFPLDIQISDQAWQRLALGERLRPFRQAPLMLRLRVVADCINGAEQRQVVGAGELHLAALLNRAFRHLLQRYFAGRDCRVDLNQIRISGRAISNPRLLAALEAFVALFPPDAVRDVEISTEDFLRQEHNRLTALGELFILAVQNNNPALGPMRPLFDDSELAQRTSYRQALSEFDSELEDSPATGLLRRSLLDLLEEPIRKSPQSLHGQLGFIRELWREHLPPELQEDILTAFDISAEETHMRGFGPGPTQVIDFRREEVRVDYHYPEPEAFTADADWMSNVVLIAKSTYVWLDQLSKRYERPIVRVDQIPDAELDRLARAGFNSLWLIGIWERSQVSQWIKHMRGNPEALASAYSLYDYVIAADLGGEEAMADLEQRCLQRGIRLASDIVPNHTGLYSRWLKEHPDWYVQLDYSPYPSYRFGGRDLSPDPEISLQIEDGYYDHSDAAVVFKYTDHRDGRVRYIYHGNDGTHMPWNDTAQLNYLLPQVREAMVGTILHIARRFKVIRFDAAMTLAKKHFQRLWFPQPGGGAGVPSRAEHAMTREDFERAFPKEFWREVVDRVAAEVPDTLLIAEAFWLMEGYFVRTLGMHRVYNSAFMNMLKNEENAKYRQTIKNTLEFNPEILKRFTNFMNNPDEATAVEQFGKGEKYYGVATMLATMPGLPMFGHGQIEGLSEKYGMEYSKAYWDENIDEGMVREHERRIFPLLRKRYLFSGSENFRLYDFWAEQGVDENVFAYSNRCGEERALVVFHNCYAETSGWIRSSAAWASAPSEEPAWLEQTTLGQALDLKTEEGVFYRFREHPSGQEYLRSGRELIEQGLHVRLEAYQCQVFLGFQELRDAEGIWQQVYTELNGRPCRDLDRAWGRRHYADLITATGELLDPEILQHWGNLAISERTKIKKDKYSIDFSRRLSYFCQEIIHKCSLDTTEAQLVAARDEDLAALRRLRRLTSRRPKERAALACLHAGLPGETHTPKAQGQGTGALLRATAGQEYRILLPWVLWHRLSDEKQQGQALPPAGKLIERCLLDEVLCASMHGSDTPPFNLSLDQARVETRLLVLLLDQPATVSPKALRQAMANFLQNPAAREYLGVNLYEGIEWFNRERYENLVYWLCLLGALHQASGEDTDQKLLSTVTALVDEARYLLAQAHAQGYQVEALTRHLAETTQETRAG; this comes from the coding sequence ATGACTGCTAAAAATTCTTCCCGGCAGTACTTCCCTCTCGACATCCAGATTTCCGATCAGGCCTGGCAGCGCCTTGCGCTCGGCGAACGCCTGCGCCCTTTTCGCCAAGCGCCGCTGATGCTGCGCCTGCGGGTCGTCGCCGACTGTATCAACGGCGCTGAGCAGCGCCAGGTCGTCGGCGCCGGCGAACTCCACCTGGCGGCACTTTTGAACCGCGCGTTCCGTCATCTGCTGCAACGCTATTTCGCCGGCCGGGACTGCCGGGTCGACCTCAACCAGATCCGGATCTCCGGGCGCGCCATATCGAACCCGCGCCTGCTGGCCGCTCTTGAAGCCTTTGTCGCCCTCTTTCCCCCCGATGCGGTGCGCGACGTGGAGATCAGCACCGAGGATTTTCTGCGTCAGGAGCACAACCGCCTCACCGCCCTGGGTGAACTGTTTATCCTTGCCGTGCAGAACAACAACCCGGCCCTCGGCCCCATGCGACCGCTATTTGACGACAGTGAGCTGGCGCAGCGCACCTCCTATCGTCAGGCACTCAGCGAATTCGACAGCGAACTCGAGGATTCGCCCGCCACGGGTCTGCTGCGGCGTTCACTTCTTGACCTGCTGGAAGAACCCATCCGGAAATCGCCTCAATCCCTGCACGGTCAGTTGGGTTTTATCCGAGAGCTCTGGCGCGAGCATCTGCCGCCGGAATTGCAGGAAGACATTCTCACCGCCTTCGATATCAGCGCCGAAGAGACCCACATGCGCGGCTTCGGACCGGGGCCGACGCAAGTCATCGATTTCCGCCGCGAGGAAGTGCGCGTCGATTATCATTATCCCGAGCCCGAGGCGTTCACCGCCGACGCCGACTGGATGAGCAACGTGGTGCTCATCGCCAAGTCCACTTACGTGTGGCTTGATCAGCTGAGCAAGCGCTACGAGCGTCCCATTGTGCGCGTCGACCAGATTCCCGACGCGGAACTCGACCGCCTGGCCCGCGCGGGCTTTAACTCCCTGTGGCTGATCGGGATCTGGGAGCGTTCGCAGGTGTCCCAGTGGATCAAACACATGCGCGGCAATCCCGAAGCCCTGGCTTCGGCCTATTCCCTCTACGATTACGTAATCGCCGCCGACCTCGGCGGCGAGGAAGCCATGGCCGATCTTGAGCAGCGCTGCCTTCAGCGCGGCATCCGCCTGGCCTCGGATATCGTGCCCAACCACACCGGACTTTACTCGCGCTGGCTCAAGGAGCACCCTGACTGGTACGTGCAGCTCGACTATTCCCCTTACCCCAGTTATCGCTTCGGCGGACGCGACCTCTCTCCCGACCCTGAAATCAGTTTGCAAATCGAAGACGGTTATTACGACCATTCCGACGCGGCGGTGGTGTTTAAGTACACCGATCACCGCGATGGGCGGGTGCGTTACATCTATCACGGCAACGACGGCACCCACATGCCGTGGAACGATACGGCGCAGCTCAATTACCTGCTGCCCCAGGTGCGTGAGGCAATGGTCGGCACCATCCTGCACATCGCGCGGCGCTTCAAGGTCATTCGCTTCGATGCCGCCATGACCCTGGCAAAAAAACACTTCCAACGCCTGTGGTTTCCTCAACCCGGAGGCGGCGCCGGGGTGCCGTCGCGCGCCGAACACGCCATGACCCGCGAGGATTTTGAACGCGCCTTTCCCAAGGAGTTCTGGCGCGAGGTCGTTGACCGGGTGGCTGCCGAGGTGCCCGACACCCTGCTCATCGCCGAAGCCTTCTGGTTGATGGAAGGGTATTTCGTGCGCACCCTGGGTATGCACCGCGTCTACAACAGCGCGTTCATGAACATGCTCAAGAACGAGGAAAACGCCAAATATCGCCAGACCATCAAGAACACCCTTGAGTTCAACCCTGAAATTCTCAAGCGCTTCACCAATTTTATGAACAACCCCGACGAAGCGACCGCCGTCGAACAGTTCGGCAAGGGCGAAAAATACTACGGCGTAGCGACCATGCTCGCCACCATGCCGGGGCTACCTATGTTCGGCCATGGGCAAATAGAGGGTCTGAGCGAAAAATACGGCATGGAGTACAGCAAGGCCTACTGGGATGAAAACATCGACGAAGGCATGGTACGCGAGCACGAGCGACGCATCTTTCCCCTGCTGCGCAAGCGGTACCTGTTCAGCGGCTCGGAAAATTTCCGCCTCTATGACTTCTGGGCCGAGCAGGGCGTCGACGAAAATGTTTTTGCCTATTCCAACCGCTGCGGCGAAGAGCGTGCGCTGGTGGTCTTCCACAACTGCTATGCCGAAACCTCAGGCTGGATTCGCTCTTCGGCCGCGTGGGCAAGCGCTCCCTCTGAGGAGCCCGCCTGGCTGGAGCAGACCACTCTCGGCCAAGCCCTCGACCTCAAAACGGAAGAGGGTGTTTTTTACCGTTTCCGCGAACATCCGTCCGGCCAGGAATATCTGCGCAGCGGGCGTGAACTGATCGAGCAGGGGCTGCATGTACGTCTGGAAGCCTATCAGTGTCAGGTATTCCTCGGTTTTCAAGAACTGCGCGATGCGGAGGGTATCTGGCAGCAAGTCTACACCGAACTCAACGGCCGACCCTGCCGTGACCTCGACCGTGCCTGGGGTCGTCGCCATTACGCGGACCTGATTACGGCAACTGGCGAACTTCTGGATCCCGAAATTCTCCAACACTGGGGAAATCTCGCCATTTCTGAAAGAACCAAAATTAAAAAGGATAAATATTCAATTGACTTTTCGCGCCGCCTGTCTTACTTTTGCCAGGAGATCATTCACAAGTGCTCATTAGACACAACGGAAGCCCAGTTGGTCGCGGCACGGGATGAGGACCTTGCGGCCCTGCGCCGGTTGCGCCGCCTGACCAGCCGCAGGCCCAAGGAACGCGCCGCACTGGCCTGCCTGCACGCCGGCCTGCCGGGGGAAACCCACACACCAAAAGCGCAAGGACAGGGCACGGGCGCCCTCTTGAGAGCCACCGCGGGCCAAGAATACCGCATCCTGCTGCCCTGGGTTTTATGGCACCGACTGTCGGACGAAAAGCAGCAAGGGCAGGCACTTCCACCTGCCGGAAAGCTCATTGAGCGCTGCCTGCTCGATGAAGTGCTGTGCGCCAGCATGCACGGCTCCGACACCCCGCCATTTAATCTGAGCCTTGATCAGGCGCGGGTGGAAACCCGGCTGCTGGTGCTACTGCTTGATCAGCCCGCGACGGTATCGCCGAAGGCGCTTCGCCAAGCGATGGCCAACTTTTTGCAGAACCCTGCGGCACGTGAATATCTCGGTGTCAATCTTTATGAAGGCATCGAATGGTTCAACCGTGAACGTTATGAAAATCTTGTTTATTGGCTCTGTCTGCTGGGAGCCCTGCACCAAGCGTCCGGGGAGGACACCGATCAGAAACTGCTCAGTACAGTAACCGCTCTGGTTGACGAGGCACGCTATCTACTTGCCCAGGCACACGCCCAAGGCTACCAGGTGGAGGCGCTGACCCGTCACTTGGCGGAAACAACCCAGGAAACCCGCGCCGGCTAA